A genomic region of Gemmata massiliana contains the following coding sequences:
- a CDS encoding type III pantothenate kinase — protein MTPDVVVDIGNTRMKWGRCVGGRVTEMVSLPLDEPETWNEQLAAWDLPAPTNWAAASVNPAASELFQAWVAATGSEVAFLRDFRDVPLSYAVDHPERVGIDRLVNAFAAHCFAHPHPAIVVSVGTAVTIDLIDERGTFQGGVILPGPRLMAYSLHAHTAKLPLVDADTLPTVVAPGKNTTDAILAGIRAAIVGATILLVNHYTEDDATPWVFVTGGAAGDLEQFDFGARFKGTRAIPSLTLEGVRIAAEALP, from the coding sequence GTGACGCCGGACGTGGTAGTGGACATCGGCAACACGCGGATGAAGTGGGGCCGGTGTGTGGGCGGGCGCGTGACCGAAATGGTGTCGCTTCCGCTCGACGAACCCGAAACCTGGAATGAACAACTCGCCGCGTGGGATTTACCAGCTCCGACGAATTGGGCCGCGGCGAGCGTGAACCCGGCCGCGAGCGAACTGTTCCAGGCGTGGGTAGCAGCCACCGGTAGCGAGGTGGCGTTCCTTCGCGATTTCCGCGACGTTCCACTCAGTTACGCGGTCGACCACCCGGAGCGGGTCGGAATCGATCGGTTGGTGAACGCTTTCGCCGCGCACTGTTTCGCTCACCCCCATCCCGCGATCGTGGTTTCGGTCGGTACCGCGGTCACCATCGACCTGATCGACGAACGGGGCACGTTTCAGGGCGGCGTGATCCTCCCCGGTCCGCGCCTGATGGCCTATTCGCTGCACGCGCACACGGCAAAACTGCCCCTCGTCGACGCCGACACGCTCCCCACCGTCGTGGCCCCGGGGAAGAACACCACCGACGCGATCCTGGCCGGTATTCGCGCCGCGATCGTCGGCGCCACGATTCTGCTCGTGAATCACTACACCGAAGACGACGCGACGCCCTGGGTGTTTGTCACTGGCGGCGCGGCGGGCGATCTCGAACAGTTCGACTTCGGCGCCCGATTTAAGGGCACGCGCGCGATACCGTCACTCACGCTCGAAGGGGTGCGAATCGCGGCGGAGGCGCTGCCGTGA
- a CDS encoding GTPase, giving the protein MSDTVVSPLTPPGAGAIATVEVRGPRAWELARQLFRPAGKPLPEAPEVNRFWFGTLGSDEVVLAVTGPLPCGRGSSIASANEPRPQGSGPATTTIEVHCHGGRRVVRWVIEQFLTNGCLERAAPPQNEGRDLLQRAPTLRTASIILDQLNDAFAREVQQLLDLLTTDPTSAAEPIRRLAQLGGTVGRHLVEPWKVVVAGAPNVGKSSLINALAGYQRSVVSEVAGTTRDVVSVRVAFAGWPVELIDTAGLRDAEGLEAEGIARAHEALRTANRLVWVTDVTDANAHVPDFGNDLPVVIANKCDQLATCDPNALPHLDGTVKALPVSAKTGAGLPELIATLIANFPDLPGGAAVPYTPRLIELVAAADASMRDTKCVDAEQFLREVLAVEQGERPV; this is encoded by the coding sequence GTGAGTGACACCGTTGTGTCACCGCTAACGCCCCCCGGGGCCGGGGCGATCGCCACGGTCGAAGTGCGCGGCCCGCGAGCGTGGGAACTCGCGCGGCAACTTTTCCGGCCCGCGGGCAAGCCATTGCCAGAAGCACCAGAAGTGAACCGCTTCTGGTTCGGTACCCTCGGAAGCGATGAAGTCGTCCTCGCGGTTACAGGCCCGCTCCCTTGCGGTCGCGGCTCGTCAATCGCATCGGCTAACGAGCCGCGACCGCAAGGGAGCGGGCCTGCGACTACTACCATCGAAGTTCACTGCCACGGCGGGCGCCGGGTCGTGCGCTGGGTGATCGAACAATTCTTAACGAACGGATGCCTCGAACGCGCCGCGCCCCCACAAAACGAAGGGCGCGACTTATTACAGCGTGCCCCGACGCTCCGTACCGCGTCCATCATCCTCGACCAACTCAACGACGCGTTTGCGCGCGAGGTACAGCAGCTACTCGATCTCCTGACCACCGATCCGACGTCCGCAGCGGAACCGATCCGCCGACTCGCACAACTCGGCGGCACCGTGGGCCGGCACCTCGTCGAACCGTGGAAGGTGGTCGTTGCGGGCGCGCCGAACGTCGGGAAGAGTTCGCTTATCAACGCGCTAGCCGGGTACCAACGGTCCGTGGTTTCCGAAGTGGCTGGAACTACGCGAGACGTGGTGAGTGTTCGGGTCGCGTTCGCCGGGTGGCCGGTCGAACTGATCGACACCGCCGGCTTGCGCGACGCAGAGGGGTTAGAGGCAGAAGGAATCGCGCGCGCCCACGAAGCGCTCCGCACCGCGAACCGGCTCGTATGGGTGACCGACGTCACCGACGCGAACGCCCACGTACCCGATTTTGGTAATGATTTGCCCGTTGTGATTGCGAACAAGTGCGACCAACTCGCCACGTGCGACCCGAACGCCCTTCCACACCTCGACGGGACCGTGAAAGCGCTCCCCGTATCGGCGAAAACCGGGGCGGGGCTACCAGAACTGATTGCGACACTGATCGCGAATTTCCCCGACCTGCCCGGCGGCGCGGCCGTGCCGTACACTCCGCGCCTCATCGAACTGGTGGCAGCGGCCGATGCAAGTATGCGCGACACAAAATGTGTCGATGCCGAGCAATTCTTACGTGAAGTACTCGCTGTTGAGCAAGGCGAACGGCCGGTGTAA
- a CDS encoding reverse transcriptase family protein — translation MSTTTPAPSPDAQTLWRLIVQAGGMKAYIDGQLRERGFLVTRRDADAMSDREKDTYKKALKQEAEERRKLRRETWGAYRANHIVHLGEGVFWTDEPKEDKWDTPNSEERAAENELPALDKAEQLAEALGVTIPQLKGMAYHRDAATSLHYVRFTIPKRDGTERPIWAPKKRLKAAQRWILHHIVERLPVHGAAQGFLVGRSILSNALVHENPKILLKMDIKEFFPTVTVKRVKGVFRRAGYRDGISTLLAQICTEAPREIVNVEGKTYYVSLGPRCLPQGAPTSPAITNALCLRLDRRLAGLAKRYGWRYTRYADDLTFSLPMDHKGPPKLGSMLGCARRIVESEGFEVKTEKTRVHRSGGRQSVTGLVVNGDSSPRTPRKLRRQLRSALHKLKTGKPLKDGESLARLTGYAAFVYMTNPDLGRKLLADLQGFEGKPEGPAV, via the coding sequence ATGAGCACCACGACCCCGGCACCCTCTCCCGACGCACAGACCCTGTGGCGCCTGATCGTTCAGGCCGGGGGGATGAAGGCGTACATCGACGGGCAGCTCCGCGAGCGCGGGTTCCTCGTCACGCGCCGCGACGCGGACGCGATGTCCGACCGCGAAAAGGACACGTACAAGAAGGCGCTCAAGCAGGAGGCAGAGGAGCGCCGAAAGCTGCGCCGCGAGACGTGGGGCGCGTACCGGGCGAACCACATCGTCCACCTCGGCGAAGGGGTGTTCTGGACGGACGAGCCGAAAGAAGACAAGTGGGACACGCCGAACAGCGAGGAGCGCGCGGCCGAGAACGAACTGCCCGCGCTCGATAAGGCGGAGCAATTGGCCGAGGCACTCGGCGTGACGATCCCGCAACTCAAGGGTATGGCCTACCACCGCGACGCGGCCACGAGCCTGCACTACGTCCGGTTCACGATCCCCAAGCGCGACGGCACCGAGCGCCCCATCTGGGCGCCGAAGAAGCGCCTGAAGGCGGCACAGCGGTGGATTCTGCACCACATCGTCGAGCGCCTGCCGGTCCACGGGGCCGCGCAAGGGTTCCTGGTGGGGCGCTCGATCCTCAGCAACGCGCTGGTTCACGAGAACCCGAAAATCCTGCTGAAGATGGACATCAAGGAGTTCTTCCCGACGGTCACGGTAAAGCGCGTGAAGGGCGTGTTCCGCCGCGCCGGGTACCGCGACGGTATCAGCACGCTCCTCGCGCAAATCTGCACCGAGGCGCCGCGCGAGATCGTGAACGTGGAGGGGAAAACCTACTACGTTTCGCTCGGGCCGCGCTGCTTGCCGCAAGGCGCCCCGACCAGCCCCGCGATCACCAACGCGCTGTGCCTCCGGCTGGACCGCCGGCTCGCGGGCCTCGCGAAGCGGTACGGCTGGCGCTACACGCGGTACGCGGACGACCTCACGTTCAGCCTGCCGATGGACCACAAGGGGCCGCCGAAGCTCGGCTCGATGCTCGGGTGTGCCCGGCGCATTGTGGAGTCGGAGGGGTTCGAGGTCAAAACGGAGAAGACCCGCGTTCACCGCAGCGGCGGTCGGCAGAGCGTGACGGGACTGGTGGTCAACGGCGACAGTTCCCCGCGCACGCCGCGCAAGCTCCGGCGCCAGCTCCGCTCCGCGCTACACAAGCTGAAGACCGGTAAGCCGCTCAAGGACGGCGAATCGCTGGCCCGGCTGACCGGCTACGCGGCGTTCGTCTACATGACGAACCCGGACCTCGGCCGCAAGCTGTTGGCCGACCTTCAGGGGTTCGAGGGCAAGCCGGAAGGCCCGGCGGTGTGA
- a CDS encoding SWIM zinc finger family protein → MATTEPTAELDTDAPPPAPSSGAHLSYAGASRVLTSGNSAQVEMFGNLDRAAVRFDATIKNPLRFREALSALYGVIGSDYRYAPKDRTQYIAYLRLKRDAAPLGVWHAQQAYFAWMLRNDPTALTILDPVVSVHPDQITFEVFGKDESTYACLAFRGEAFDTLSAAQYGTTNIDFSDALYSSVQQIRGYRETKFAIGHDAGKPAPETRGALLEKKIQVPDSWLRGFLQVQSAATLPFDHVQLSPMDLYNVLRHLRMNGDRKGKKRGLRFELVPAQQPRIVAEPWETVFTTTGDVFRGKAARLVRVWGRRRLMTMKRLLPFVQSVDVYLLGSGLPSFWVFRCGDITLTLGLTGFTSANWSSALGFDLLLPRKTQDGEPTKKVVEYLGKQWKADAKELAAQTGVKGAALVEAVQVGCQNGELMYDIANGVYRHRPLTAQPLDLARLQFRNLREKVAHDLLTRRGAVRITGENRIAGIGLELTGTVTVTEEKRDYRPQMVLADEGQVRKVTCTCAPFRKQGIKGGPCVHLIALRLAFAEKESKKAKSDDAVKFETRAFAKRDGDVENVVQISLERDKIKYRWGLSGQTMRLQTMRFNSEADARQAYFAKLADLDSKGYLDAIAE, encoded by the coding sequence ATGGCAACGACCGAGCCGACCGCCGAACTCGATACCGACGCCCCGCCACCAGCACCCTCCAGCGGGGCGCACCTCTCGTATGCGGGCGCGAGCCGCGTGCTGACGAGTGGGAACTCCGCGCAGGTGGAGATGTTCGGCAACCTCGACCGCGCCGCGGTGCGGTTCGATGCCACCATCAAGAACCCGCTGCGGTTCCGCGAGGCTCTCTCCGCGCTGTACGGCGTCATCGGTAGCGACTACCGGTACGCGCCCAAGGACCGCACGCAGTACATCGCGTACCTGCGGTTGAAGCGCGACGCGGCCCCTCTGGGCGTCTGGCACGCGCAGCAGGCGTACTTCGCCTGGATGCTGCGCAACGACCCGACCGCACTCACGATCCTCGACCCGGTCGTGTCGGTCCACCCGGACCAGATCACGTTCGAGGTGTTCGGCAAGGACGAGAGCACCTACGCCTGCCTCGCGTTTCGAGGAGAGGCGTTCGACACGCTCAGCGCGGCGCAGTACGGCACCACGAACATCGACTTCAGCGACGCCCTGTATTCGAGCGTGCAGCAGATCCGCGGGTACCGGGAGACGAAGTTCGCGATCGGGCACGACGCCGGAAAGCCCGCGCCGGAAACGCGCGGCGCGCTCCTCGAAAAGAAGATCCAGGTGCCCGACTCGTGGCTCCGCGGGTTCCTGCAAGTGCAGTCCGCCGCGACACTGCCGTTCGATCACGTCCAGCTCTCGCCGATGGACCTGTACAACGTGCTGCGGCACCTGCGGATGAACGGCGACCGCAAGGGTAAGAAGCGCGGGCTGCGGTTCGAGCTGGTCCCGGCGCAGCAGCCGCGGATCGTCGCCGAACCGTGGGAAACGGTGTTCACCACCACGGGAGACGTGTTCCGCGGGAAGGCCGCGCGCCTCGTCCGCGTGTGGGGGCGCCGGCGCCTCATGACGATGAAGCGCCTGCTGCCGTTCGTGCAGAGCGTGGACGTGTACCTGTTGGGGAGCGGGTTGCCGAGCTTCTGGGTGTTCCGGTGCGGGGACATCACGCTGACGCTCGGGCTGACCGGCTTTACCTCCGCCAACTGGTCGAGCGCGCTGGGCTTCGACCTCCTGCTGCCGCGCAAGACGCAGGACGGCGAACCGACGAAGAAGGTGGTCGAGTACCTCGGGAAGCAGTGGAAGGCCGACGCGAAGGAACTCGCCGCGCAAACGGGCGTGAAGGGTGCGGCGCTCGTCGAGGCCGTGCAGGTCGGGTGTCAGAACGGCGAGTTGATGTACGACATCGCCAACGGCGTGTACCGGCACCGGCCGCTCACGGCGCAGCCGCTCGACCTGGCGCGGCTCCAGTTCCGCAACCTGCGCGAGAAGGTCGCGCACGACCTCCTGACCCGGCGCGGCGCGGTACGCATCACGGGCGAGAACCGGATCGCGGGCATCGGCCTGGAACTCACGGGCACAGTGACGGTCACGGAAGAGAAACGCGACTACCGCCCGCAGATGGTGCTCGCGGACGAGGGGCAGGTGCGAAAGGTGACCTGCACCTGTGCGCCGTTCCGCAAACAGGGCATCAAGGGCGGGCCGTGCGTTCACCTCATCGCGCTCCGGCTCGCGTTCGCGGAGAAGGAGTCGAAGAAGGCCAAGAGCGACGACGCGGTGAAATTCGAGACGCGCGCGTTCGCCAAGCGCGACGGGGACGTCGAGAACGTCGTCCAGATCTCGCTCGAGCGCGACAAGATCAAGTACCGCTGGGGGCTGAGCGGCCAGACCATGCGGCTCCAGACGATGCGGTTCAACAGCGAGGCGGACGCGCGCCAGGCGTACTTCGCCAAGCTCGCGGACCTCGATTCCAAGGGATACCTCGACGCGATTGCAGAATAA